The following are from one region of the Ochotona princeps isolate mOchPri1 chromosome 15, mOchPri1.hap1, whole genome shotgun sequence genome:
- the ACVR1B gene encoding activin receptor type-1B: protein MAESAGASSFFPFVVLLLAGSGGSGPRGIQALLCACTSCLQANYTCETDGACMVSIFNLDGMEHHVRTCIPKVELVPAGKPFYCLSSEDLRNTHCCYTDLCNRIDLRVPSGHLKEPEHHSMWGPVELLGIIAGPVFLLFLIIIVVFLVINHHQRVYHNRQRLDMEDPSCEMCLSKDKTLQDLVYDLSTSGSGSGLPLFVQRTVARTIVLQEIIGKGRFGEVWRGRWRGGDVAVKIFSSREERSWFREAEIYQTVMLRHENILGFIAADNKDNGTWTQLWLVSDYHEHGSLFDYLNRYTVTIEGMIKLALSAASGLAHLHMEIVGTQGKPGIAHRDLKSKNILVKKNGMCAIADLGLAVRHDAVTDTIDIAPNQRVGTKRYMAPEVLDETINMKHFDSFKCADIYALGLVYWEIARRCNSGGVHEEYQLPYYDLVPSDPSIEEMRKVVCDQKLRPNVPNWWQSHEALRVMGKMMRECWYANGAARLTALRIKKTLSQLSVQEDVKI, encoded by the exons CTCTGCTGTGTGCGTGCACCAGCTGCCTCCAGGCCAACTACACATGTGAGACTGATGGGGCCTGCATGGTCTCCATTTTCAACCTGGACGGGATGGAGCACCACGTGCGCACCTGCATCCCCAAGGTAGAGCTGGTGCCGGCTGGGAAGCCCTTCTACTGCCTGAGCTCCGAGGACCTGCGCAACACCCACTGCTGTTACACAGACCTCTGCAACAGGATTGACCTGCGTGTGCCCAGCG GCCATCTCAAGGAGCCCGAGCACCACTCCATGTGGGGCCCTGTGGAGCTGCTGGGCATCATCGCAGGCCCCGTGTTCCTGCTCTTCCTCATCATCATCGTGGTCTTCCTGGTCATCAACCACCACCAGCGAGTCTACCACAACCGCCAGAGGCTAGACATGGAGGACCCCTCCTGCGAGATGTGTCTCTCCAAGGACAAAACACTGCAGGACCTCGTCTACGACCTCTCCACCTCGGGCTCAGGCTCAG GGTTACCCCTTTTTGTCCAGCGCACAGTGGCTCGAACCATTGTCTTACAGGAGATTATCGGCAAAGGGCGGTTTGGGGAAGTGTGGCGCGGCCGCTGGCGGGGTGGCGACGTGGCTGTGAAGATCTTCTCTTCCCGTGAGGAGCGCTCGTGGTTCCGGGAGGCAGAGATCTACCAAACGGTCATGCTGCGCCACGAGAACATCCTGGGCTTCATCGCCGCCGACAACAAGG ACAACGGCACGTGGACGCAGCTGTGGCTGGTTTCTGACTATCACGAGCACGGCTCTCTGTTTGATTACCTGAACCGCTACACGGTGACTATCGAGGGGATGATCAAGCTGGCCCTGTCCGCCGCCAGCGGGCTGGCGCACCTGCACATGGAGATCGTGGGGACCCAAG GGAAGCCTGGGATTGCCCATCGAGACCTAAAGTCAAAGAATATCCTGGTCAAGAAGAACGGCATGTGTGCCATCGCAGACCTGGGCCTGGCCGTGCGCCACGATGCGGTCACTGACACCATCGACATCGCCCCCAACCAGAGGGTGGGGACCAAGCG GTACATGGCTCCAGAAGTCCTGGATGAAACCATCAACATGAAGCACTTCGACTCCTTCAAGTGTGCAGACATCTACGCCCTGGGCCTGGTGTACTGGGAGATCGCCCGGAGGTGCAACTCCGGAG gaGTCCACGAAGAGTATCAGCTGCCCTACTACGACCTGGTGCCCTCGGATCCCTCCATCGAGGAGATGCGGAAGGTCGTCTGCGACCAGAAGCTGCGACCCAACGTCCCTAACTGGTGGCAGAGTCACGAG GCGCTGCGGGTGATGGGCAAGATGATGCGGGAGTGTTGGTATGCCAACGGTGCAGCCCGCCTCACTGCCCTGCGCATCAAGAAGACCCTGTCCCAGCTCAGCGTACAGGAAGACGTGAAGATCTAG